The following are from one region of the Juglans regia cultivar Chandler chromosome 10, Walnut 2.0, whole genome shotgun sequence genome:
- the LOC109004131 gene encoding cytochrome P450 71AU50-like: MPIMASMWAILVLVILAYLLLEWTWRSMNKTKKLPPGPRGLPIFGNLYIFGKFPHRDLHQLAQKYGPIMHLRLGIVPTIVVSSPQAAELFLKTHDLVFASRPPTEFAKHNSYEQKGLSFSPYGPYWRNIRKMCTLELLGNLKINSFRSMRKEELGLLVKFLEKAASDCNVVDLSAKVSSLSADMSCRMVLGKKYMDKDFDERGFKAVIQEAMHLGATPNLGDYIPYTSPLDLQGLRRRMKAVSKIFDGFLEKIIDDHAQSKDENKIKDFVDVMLSFMGSEDSEYPIERSNIKAIILDMLVGSMDTTATSIEWAISEVIKHPWVMKKLQKELEDVVGLERMVEESDLDRLEYLDMVVKETMRLHPVGPLLIPHEATKDIIIQGFHIPKKSRLLINAWAIGRDPSVWIDAEKFFPERFVESSIDLRGRDFQLLPFGSGRRGCPGLQLGLTVVRLVVAQLIHCFDWKLPNNMLPIELDMTEEFGLTVPRAKHLLAIPRRRGLHK; the protein is encoded by the exons ATGCCTATTATGGCTTCGATGTGGGCGATACTTGTGTTAGTTATTCTTGCTTACCTCCTGTTAGAATGGACATGGAGAAGCATGAACAAGACTAAGAAACTACCTCCTGGTCCAAGAGGCTTGCCTATCTTCGggaatctttatatttttggaaaatttccTCATCGAGATCTTCATCAACTAGCCCAAAAATATGGCCCCATCATGCACTTGCGCTTAGGCATTGTGCCCACCATTGTTGTCTCCTCCCCCCAAGCTGCTGAGCTGTTTCTTAAAACTCATGACCTTGTGTTTGCTAGTAGACCACCTACTGAGTTTGCAAAGCACAACTCGTATGAGCAAAAAGGCTTGTCCTTTTCTCCTTATGGTCCTTATTGGCGCAACATTCGCAAGATGTGCACCCTTGAATTGCTTGGCAACCTCAAAATCAATTCTTTCAGATCCATGAGGAAAGAAGAGCTTGGCCTACTGGTGAAGTTTCTTGAAAAGGCTGCCTCTGATTGTAATGTTGTTGATCTCAGTGCCAAGGTCTCGTCCCTCAGCGCAGATATGAGTTGTCGTATGGTGTTGGGGAAGAAGTACATGGATAAGGATTTTGATGAGAGGGGATTCAAGGCTGTAATTCAAGAAGCTATGCATCTAGGTGCTACTCCTAACCTTGGTGACTACATTCCTTATACTAGTCCCTTGGACCTTCAGGGGTTGAGGCGACGCATGAAGGCTGTTAGTAAGATATTTGATGGctttttggagaaaattattGACGATCATGCCCAATCCAAAGATGAAAATAAGATTAAGGACTTTGTTGATGTCATGTTGAGTTTCATGGGATCTGAAGACTCCGAGTACCCTATTGAACGATCCAATATCAAGGCCATAATCTTG GATATGCTTGTAGGATCAATGGACACTACTGCAACATCAATTGAGTGGGCAATTTCAGAAGTCATCAAGCATCCATGGGTAATGAAGAAACTTCAAAAGGAGCTGGAAGATGTAGTGGGCTTGGAGAGGATGGTAGAGGAATCAGATTTGGATAGGCTAGAATACTTGGACATGGTTGTAAAGGAAACTATGAGGCTACATCCAGTAGGACCTCTACTGATTCCTCATGAGGCCACAAAGGACATCATTATCCAAGGCTTCCACATCCCCAAGAAGTCTAGGTTGTTAATAAACGCATGGGCAATTGGGCGAGACCCAAGTGTTTGGATTGATGCTGAGAAGTTCTTCCCAGAAAGGTTTGTCGAGAGTAGCATTGATCTCCGGGGACGGGACTTCCAACTTCTCCCATTCGGCTCTGGGAGAAGAGGCTGCCCTGGGTTACAGTTGGGTCTAACCGTGGTTCGGCTCGTGGTGGCACAGCTTATTCATTGCTTTGATTGGAAGCTTCCTAATAACATGCTACCAATTGAGTTGGACATGACCGAGGAGTTTGGCCTTACAGTTCCTAGAGCCAAACATCTACTTGCTATTCCCCGACGTCGTGGCCTTCACAAATGA